The Solanum pennellii chromosome 11, SPENNV200 genome contains a region encoding:
- the LOC107003307 gene encoding xyloglucan endotransglucosylase/hydrolase protein 31-like → MEFLLSLLLFFLFHSRLVNAQGPPSPGYYPSSRVQSIGFNQGFRNLWGPQHQSLDQSTLTIWLDKNSGGSGFKSLKNYRSGYFGSSIKLQPGFTAGIITSFYLSNNQDYPGNHDEIDIEFLGTTPNKPYTLQTNVYIRGSGDGNIIGREMKFHLWFDPTKDYHNYAILWDPNEIIFFVDDVPIRRYPKKNDATFPQRPMYVYGSIWDASSWATEEGRIKADYRYQPFIGKYSNNFKVEGCAAYESPSCRRAPSSSPSGGGGLTRQQIEAMLWVHRNYKVYDYCRDPRRDHTHTPEC, encoded by the exons ATGgaatttcttctttctttacttttatttttcttgtttcattCAAGATTAGTCAATGCTCAAGGTCCCCCTTCACCTGGTTACTATCCTAGTTCTAGGGTACAATCTATAGGATTTAACCAAGGTTTTAGAAACCTTTGGGGTCCTCAACATCAATCATTGGACCAAAGTACCTTAACTATATGGCTTGATAAAAATTCAg GAGGAAGTGGTTTTAAATCTCTAAAAAATTATCGTTCTGgttattttgggagtagtattaagctACAACCTGGTTTTACTGCTGGAATTATTACTTCTTTTTAT ctttcaAATAATCAAGATTATCCAGGGAACCATGAtgaaattgatattgaatttcttGGAACAACACCAAACAAGCCATATACTTTACAAACAAATGTGTATATAAGAGGAAGTGGAGATGGAAATATTATTGGAAGAGAAATGAAATTTCATCTTTGGTTTGATCCAACAAAAGATTATCACAATTATGCAATCCTTTGGGACCCCAATGAGATCAt ATTTTTTGTCGATGATGTCCCTATTAGAAGATACCCTAAAAAAAATGATGCAACATTTCCACAAAGACCTATGTATGTCTATGGTTCAATTTGGGATGCATCATCTTGGGCAACGGAGGAAGGACGAATTAAAGCGGATTATCGATACCAACCTTTTATCGGaaaatatagtaataatttCAAGGTTGAAGGTTGCGCGGCCTACGAGAGTCCCTCTTGTCGTCGAGCGCCTTCTAGCTCTCCTTCGGGGGGTGGAGGGTTGACTCGACAACAGATAGAGGCTATGTTGTGGGTGCATAGGAACTATAAGGTGTACGATTATTGTAGGGACCCTAGGAGGGACCATACTCACACACCTGAGTGTTAG